The DNA sequence CGGCGTCGACGCCGACGTCTACCAGTCCGACCCGAGCGTGAAGGACCTGCTCCTCACCTCGGTCATGAAGGGCATGAAGCCCGCCACCAACGACGTCGTCACCCAGGCGGCGAAGGGCAAGTTCGACAGCACCCCGTACGTCGGAACGCTGAAGAACGACGGCGTGGGCATCGCCCCGTTCCACGACTACCAGTCGAAGGTCGACTCGGGTCTGCAGGGCGAGCTCGACAAGATCAAGGCCGGCATCATCGACGGCTCGATCAAGGTCACGTCGCCCTCGTCGCCGAAGCAGTAACCGGCGGCACAGCACTCGACGGGGAGGCCAGCGCGCGCTGGCCTCCCCGTTCGTTTTCCCCGTGGCGGCCGGTGCTCGTTTGAGCACACAATGACATATGTGCACACAGGTAGGGTGAGGATGCGCATCGTGGCCACCAGCCGTTTCGCGTGCCACAACCCTGTGTCTCTGTGCTCCCAGCGGGCGAGTAGAGAAGGAAATCCACCCGAATGAAGCTCGAACTCCGCGGCATCACCAAACGGTTCGGTGCCCTGGTCGCCAACGACCACATCGATCTCACGGTCGAACCCGGCGAGATCCACTGCCTGCTCGGCGAGAACGGCGCGGGCAAGTCCACGCTGATGAACGTCCTCTACGGCTTCTACCAGGCCGACGAGGGCGAGATCCTCCTCGACGACGAGGTCCAGCGCTTCTCCGGCCCCGGCGATGCCATGAAGGCCGGCATCGGCATGGTGCACCAGCACTTCATGCTGATCCCCGTCTTCACCGTCGCCGAGAACGTCATGCTCGGCCACGAGCAGACGAAGTTCGGCGGCCGCCTCGACCTGGCCGCGGCGCGGGCGCAGGTGCGCGAGATCTCGGCGCGGTTCGGATTCCACGTCGACCCCGACGCGCTCGTCGAGGATCTGCCCGTCGGTGTGCAGCAGCGCGTGGAGATCATCAAGGCGCTCTCGCAGAACGCCAAGGTCCTCGTGTTCGACGAGCCCACCGCGGTGCTCACCCCGCAGGAGACCGACGAGCTCATGGGCATGATGCGCCAGCTCAAGGAGCAGGGCACCGCCATCATCTTCATCACCCACAAGCTTCGCGAGGTGCGCGAGGTCGCCGACCGGATCACGGTGATCCGCCTGGGCAAGGTCGTCGGCGAGGCCGAGCCCACCGCGACGAACGCCGAGCTGGCCTCCATGATGGTCGGCCGGGCCGTGTCCCTCCAGGTCGAGAAGGCACCGGCGGAGCCGGGCGAGGCCGCCCTCGTCGTGAAGGACCTCTCGGTCATCGACCCGATCGGCCAGCGCGTGGTCAACCGGGTCAGCTTCGAGGTCCGGGCGGGCGAGATCCTCGCGATCGCGGGCGTCCAGGGCAACGGGCAGACCGAGCTGACGGAGGCGATCATCGGGCTGCAGCCGCGCGTGGAGGGACAGATCCTTCTCGACGGCGCCCCCATCCAGGGCCGCTCGGTGCGGAAGGTGCTCGATGCCGGCGTCGGATTCGTCCCAGAGGACCGCAACGAGGACGGCCTCGTCGGTGAGTTCACCATCCAGGAGAACCTGATGCTGGACCGCTCGACCGATGCCCCGTTCGTCAAGAGCGGGAACATCCAGTTCTCGTATCTGAAGGACTTCGCCGAGGAGAAGGTGCGCGAGTTCGACGTCCGCACCCAGTCGATCGACACGAAGGTCGGGAGGCTCTCCGGCGGCAACGCTCAGAAGGTCGTGCTCGCCCGCGAGCTCAGCCGCGAGCTGCGCCTGTTCGTGGCTGCCCAGCCGACGCGCGGTCTCGACGTGGGGTCGATCGAGTTCGTGCACAAGCGCATCGTCGAGACGCGCGACGCGGGGGTCCCGGTGATCGTCGTCTCGACCGAGCTCGACGAGGTCGCCGCTCTGGCGGACCGGATCGCGGTCATGTACCGCGGGGGGATCGTAGGAATCGTGCCGGGCGACACGTCGCGCGACGTGCTCGGCCTGATGATGGCCGGCGAGACGCCGGACCAGGCAGGAGCAGCAGCATGACCGGCACCGAGACGGCCCCGGCGCAGCCCGCGGAACCGCAGAAGCCCGCGGCCCGGCCCGAGAACGACGATCGCTTGAACCGCGCCGTCCGCGACATCATGGGCGGCCCGGTCGTGATCTCGATCCTCGCGGTCGTCCTCGCGCTGGTCGCGGGGGCGATCCTGATCGCGCTGACCGATCCCAACGTCCAGAGGGCGGCCGGCTACTTCTTCGCCCGGCCTGGCGACACGTTCCAGGCGATCTGGACCTCCGTGTCGAACGCGTACACGTCGATGTTCCAGGGCGCGATCTACAACTTCCGCCGTCCGACCTTCGCGGCCGGGATCAGGCCGTTCACCGAGACCCTGAACTTCGCGACCCCGCTGATCGTCAGCGGCCTGGGCGTCGCCCTGGCGTTCCGCGTCGGCCTGTTCAACATCGGAGGCCAGGGGCAGATCCTCATCGCCGCCGCGACGGCCGCGTGGGTGGGCTTCTCCTTCACCCTGCCCCCGGTCCTCCACCTGATCGTCGCGCTGCTCGCGGGCATCGCCGGCGGAGCGGTCTGGGCCGGGATCGTGGGACTCCTGAAGTCGCGCACGGGCGCGCACGAGGTGATCGTCACGATCATGCTCAACTACATCGCCTTCTATCTCATCTCCTTCATGCTCCGCACCCAGGGGCTGCTGCAGGCGCCGGGCTCCAACAACCCGAAGGCGCCGCCGATCCACGCCAACGCCGTGTTCCCCTCCCTGCTCGGACCGCAGTACAACCTCACCTGGGCGTTCGTCGTCGTCATCGCCGCCACGGTGTTCGTGTGGTGGCTGATCAACCGCTCGAGCCTCGGCTTCCGCTTCCGCGCGGTCGGCGAGAACCCGAACGCGGCTCGCGTCGCCGGCATCAACGTGAAGAACGTCTACGTGTACGCGATGCTGCTCGCCGGCGGTCTCGTCGGGATCGCCGGCGCCAGCCAGGCGCTCGGCGTGTTCCCGTCGGGCATCAGCTCGGGGGTCGACGCGGGCATCGGCTTCGACGCGATCACCGTCGCCCTCCTCGGCCGCTCGCGCCCCGGGGGCGTTTTCATCGCCGGCCTCCTGTTCGGCGCGCTGAAGGCCGGCGGCTACACCATCCAGGCGGGCGGCATCCCGATCGACATCGTCCTCGTGATGCAGTCCCTCATCGTCCTCTTCGTCGCCGCGCCGCCGCTCGTGCGCGCGATCTTCCGCCTCCCCACGCCGGGCGCACCGCCCCGGAGACCCCGCCCGATCGTCACGAAGGAGGTGGCGGCCAAGTGACCTCCGCGGCCCCTGTCATCCCCGACTCCTCGCCCATCGTCCTCGAGAAGGCCGAGATCCGCTCCTGGAAGGCGCCCATCGCCTTCGGCGTGTTCGTCGTCCTCAGCCTCATCCTGTTCTTCGGCTTCCCGCGCCACGGTCAGAGCACCTTCCGCTTCTCCGAGAAGACCGACGTGATCAAGATCTCCACGCTCACGGTCGACACGCTCACCACGACGATCGTCGTGACCCTCCTGCTCGTCGTGCTGACCGCGGTGAGCGCGTGGCTGTCCTGGCAGGCCAGGAAGACGCCGATCTGGATGGTCATCGTCTTCGCGCTGCTGTTCATGTTCGGGTTCCTGGCCTGGGCGGGCTCGGGCCAGCTCCCGGTGCCCGTGACGGGCCTCCTCCTCGGCACGATCAGCCTGTCGGTCCCGCTCGTCTTCGGCGCGCTCGGCGGCGTCGTCTCCGAGCGCGGCGGCGTCGTCAACGTCGCCATCGAGGGTCAGCTGCTGGCGGGCGCGTTCGTGTCGGCGATGACCGCTTCACTGACCGGCAGCTGGCTGGTGGGCTTGATCGCCGCGATGATCGCCGGCGTGCTCGTATCGTTCGTGCTCGCCGCGTTCTCCATCAAGTACCTGGTCGACCAGGTGATCGTCGGCGTGGTGCTGAACGTGCTCGTGACCGGCCTGACGAGCTTCCTGTACTCGCAGGTGCTCGCCGGCAACGCACCGCTGCTCAACCACCCGCCCCGGCTGCCCGAGTGGCCGATCCCGCTGCTCAGCGAGATCCCGATCATCGGTCCGGTGCTGTTCCACCAGACGATCATCGAGTACCTCATGTACATCGCGATCTTCGCCGTCTGGTTCGGGCTGTTCAAGACCCGCTGGGGCCTGCGCCTCCGCTCGGTCGGCGAGCACCCGGAGGCGGCCGACACCGTGGGCATCAACGTGAACGGCACCCGGTTCTGGAACGTCTCGCTGGCGGGCGCGATCGCCGGGCTCGGCGGCGCGTACTTCACCCTCGGGTCCGTCGGGGCGTTCTCGAAGGAGATGACCGCAGGCCAGGGCTTCATCGCGCTCGCCGCCGTCATCTTCGGTCGCTGGGACCCGATCCGCGCGACGCTCGCGGCGCTCCTGTTCGGCTTCGCGACCAACCTGCAGAACGTGCTCGGCATCATCGGCTCGCCGGTCCCGAGCGAGTTCATGCTGATGCTGCCGTACGTCGTGACGATCTTCGCCGTCGCCGGCCTCGTCGGCATGTCCCGTCCGCCGGCGGCCGACGGCAAGCCGTACACCAAGTCGTGACCGGCCCGGCGATGAGCGATCCGATCGATTGGGAGGCCCTGCGCGCCTCCGCCCGTGAGGCCATGTCCCACGCGTACGTGCCGTACTCGCGCTTCCCGGTGGGCGCCGCCGCCCTCGTCGACGACGGGCGCGTGGTCAGCGGCTGCAACGTCGAGAACGCCAGCTACGGCGTGACGCTGTGCGCCGAGTGCGGCCTCGTCTCCGCCCTCGCGATGACGGGAGGCGGCCGCCTCGTGGCGTTCACCTGCGTGAACGGCGACGGCGACGTCCTCATGCCGTGCGGCCGCTGCCGCCAGCTGCTGTACGAGCACTCCGCCGAGGGCATGCTGCTCGAGACCGTCTCCGGCATCCGCACCATCGACGAGGTGCTGCCCGACGCGTTCGGCCCCCGCCAGCTCGCCGCCTACCGCGCCGAGCACGGCATCGACGAGGAATGAAGAGGAAAGCATCCGTGACCGACCACCAGGGAGCGGTCGAGGCGTACGACGCCGTCGACCTCATCAGGACGAAGCGCGACCGCGGCGAGCTCGACACCGGCCAGATCGACTGGCTGATCGACGCGTACACGCGGGGCTACGTCGGCGACGAGCAGATGGCCGCGTTCGCGATGGCCGTGTTCCTCAACGGCATGACGCGGCGTGAGATCAAGGACCTGACCCTCGCCATGATCGCCTCGGGCGAGCGCATGGACTTCTCGGGTCTCGGGCGGCCGACGGCCGACAAGCACTCGACCGGCGGGGTGGGCGACAAGATCACCCTCCCGCTGATGCCGCTCGTCGCCTCCTTCGGCGTGGCGGTCCCGCAGCTGTCCGGCCGTGGGCTCGGTCACACCGGTGGCACCCTCGACAAGCTCGAGAGCATCCCCGGGTGGCGTGCGAACCTCAGCAACGACGAGATGTTCGCGCAGCTCCGCGACCTGGGTGGCGTCATCTGCGCGGCCGGCTCCGGTCTCGCCCCGGCCGACGGGAAGCTGTACGCGCTCCGCGACATCACGGGCACGGTGGAGGCCATCCCGCTCATCGCGTCCTCGATCATGTCGAAGAAGATCGCGGAGGGGACGGGCGCGCTCGTCCTCGACGTGAAGTTCGGCTCCGGCGCGTTCCTCAAGGACATCGAGAAGTCCCGCGAGCTCGCCCGCACCATGGTCGAGCTCGGCACGGACGCCGGTGTGGCCACCTCCGCGCTCCTCACCGACATGAACGTGCCGCTCGGACTCGCCATCGGCAACGCGAACGAAGTGCGCGAATCGGTCGAGGTACTGGCGGGAGGCGGTCCCGCCGATGTCGTCGAGCTCACGATCGCGCTCGCCCGCGAGATGCTCGCACTCGCCGGACGCCCCGACGAGGACGTGGCCGCGGCACTCGCCGACGGTCGCGCCATGGACTCCTGGCGGGCGACCATCCGCGCTCAGGGCGGCGACCCGGACGCGCCCCTCCCCGTCGCGCGGGAGACGCACACGGTCGTGGCCGACGCGGACGGCGTGCTCGTCGAGCAGCAGGCTCTCCCGTTCGGCATCGCCGCGTGGCGGCTCGGCGCGGGCCGCGCCCGCAAGCAGGACCCGGTCCAGCACGCCGCCGGCATCGACCTGCACGCGAAGCCGGGCGACCCGGTGCGGGCCGGGCAGCCGCTGTTCACCCTGTCGGCGGACGAGCCGGCGCGCTTCGAGCGGGCTCTGGAGGCGCTGGAGGGCGCCTACCGGATCGCGCCTCCCGGTACGCCCTTCGAGCGCGGACCGCTCATCGCGGACCGGATCGCCTAGAGTTGCACTAGTCGTCTCTCAGGGGGAAAATTCGTGGCTCGAAACCTAACCAGTTCAAAGGGTGAAGAGTTTTCGATTCAGCAGCTAGCTGGGATGGCGCAGGCGGGTGAACTTCGTATTCCAGAGTTTCAGCGCTCATTTCGCTGGGATTCGGACGACGTGGTCGCGCTCTTCGACAGTATTCTCAAGGGCTACCCCATCGGCAGCGCGCTCATGTGGAGGAAAGCGGCACCGCAGGCACGGTTGGTCCTTGGCGCATTGGTCATCGACGCCCCGGAACAGCCTGGCGCTCTGTGGGTCGTAGATGGCCAGCAACGGATTACTAGCCTGGTCAACGCAGTGAGTCCGGATGTTTTTGCCAGGGACCCGCGCTTTCAGCTTGTGTACGCGATTGAGCGCGGCAGAATCATGAGGCCCAACGACGCGCGGGGGCTCCTCTCGATTCCCCTGCCAGAGCTGTTTGATGTCGCGCGATTGCTGAGATGGCTACAAGACAACCCTGAGTCAGCGCCGCATGCGAGTGAACTGCAAGATGCAACCGCGGTCCTGCGCGATTTCAAGTTGCCAGCTTCAGTCGTGAGTCAAGCCGACGAGCAGGTCCTACGCGACATCTTCGACCGTGTAAACACCGCAGGCAGGCGTTTACGCGGGGCCGAGATATTTGACGCTATCCACAGGGCGACCGGCCAGTCTTCCAGCGAAGAACTATCGATTGGGGCCATTGCGGACCGAATTGCCGCGGCTACCACGTTCGGTCGTCTCGACGACGCGACAATCTATCAAGCCGTGCTCGTTAGAAGACATCCTGATATCACCCGCGATCCGCACTTCGAGTTCGACGTCGAGCGTCGTTCGAACTCCGACTACCCGGGGGAATCGCGTGAGCAAGGTTATCGGCAGGCGGAGCGCGCGCTAACGGCCACCGTCGATTTCCTATTGGGCCGCGCGGGCGTGCCTCACGTAACCTTCGTTCCCTACCGTTTTCTGATTCTTGTATTGGCCCGCTACTTTGCGCTCTTTCCCGACCCGACGCCGCGCAATCTCGAACTCTTGTCGTGGTGGTTTTGGCGCGCGGCGACGCGCGCACCAGATCTTAATTTGAGTGGGTCAACGGCAACCGTTCGGACACTGGCCGGCAACATCGTCGCTAATGAAGAAGACGACTCAGTTCAACGACTTCTACGGGCTGTCGAATCGTCCTCGGCAGTGACCCTTCCAAATCCGCGTGTGCTGCGAACGAACCAAGCTGCGAGCAAAGTAATACTCTGCGCAATGTGGTCTTTAGCCCCGCGCGACTTGGAGACGGGCGAGCCACTCCAATCGGACGACCTAATGCAGCTGCTTGAAGGATTAGAGACTCCAAGCGCTGCCGCGACGGAAATTGTGCGCCGCGATCGACTCGCCACGCATCTGAGGCTATCGGCCGGGAATCGATTGATTGCTAATGCGCGCGACCAGGCGGATTTGACTGGACGGCTTGAGCGATCAGTGCAGGTAGCTGGGCCGACTCGTGACTTGATCTGGCGTTCGCACCTCCTTGACGAGGACCTTCTTTGCTTGCTTGGAAGCGGGGGATTCGATGCGTTCGTTGTAGGTCGTGAGCAACTGATACGGCAGACCGTGGAGCGTTTCGTTACGGTCCGTACGGGCGCCGGGTTCGAAACGACGCCCCCCCTGGCGTCGCTCGACTTCGACGAAGCAGCACTCGAGATCGTGGAGGAAGGGTTCGAGTGATTAGCCGCGCCCACGCTGTTTCCCTACGAAATTCTCAAGTTGGTGTGCTGGCGCAGTCCGGTGACGTTGCTCGATTTTCCTTTGACGCGGACTACTGGGAACGAGAGAACAGGGACGTTCTTGGACTGTGGTTCGAGGACAATCCCAGGGCTTCGCCGAGAGCGACACTCCGACTCCCTGCGTGGTTCTCGAATCTGCTCCCAGAAGGTCGGCTTCGGGAATGGATTGCGATCGACCGGAATGTCTCAGCCGAGCGTGAGATGGAACTCTTGCTACGCGTGGGACGAGATCTCCCTGGTGCCGTCACCGTTGCTGAAGACGGTGCCGAAGGTATGGCCGATGCCTGGGGCGACATCGAGAATCCTCGCGCAAATCCTGTCGAAAGCCCAATCTGGAAGTTTTCGCTCGCGGGGGTGGGACTCAAGTTCTCCATGCTGGCATCTGGCGACAAGCTGAGCCTGCCTGCTGAGCACGAGTTCGGAGACTGGATCGTCAAGCTGCCGGAGCCGTCTCACCGAAACGTTCCAGAGAACGAATTTCTCATCATGAATCTCGCTCGTGCGGCGGGAATTGAGGTGCCCGAGACTCGTCTCGTGCACCGATCTGATTTGGAGCGGCTCCCGGACAACGTTTGGCCGAACGGCGAAGAGTATGCATTTGCCATCCGAAGGTTCGATCGTGCCGACGGCGAGCGAGTCCATATCGAAGACTTGGCTCAAGTCAGAGGCTTCTATCCCCACGAGAAATACAGTGGTTCTTTCGAGACAGTCGCGGCCCTCCTCTATAGAGGAGTCGACCTGTCATCGCTAGACGAGTTCGTTCGCCGCATGACCTTCAACTTGCTGGTCGGGAACGGGGATGCTCATCTTAAGAATTGGTCAGTGATCTACGAATTCGGTAGGCGCGCCCGTATATCACCCGCATACGATCTCGTCTCGACGATTCCTTATTTCGCCAGCGGGGAGGAGGATCTTGGCCTGAAGTTCGGCGGACAGAAACGCTTCTCCGCCGTGACTCGATTCGATTTCGAGCGTATGGCGAAACGCCTCGGCGTTGGCCAGAAGTCGATGCTCGCCATTGTTGACGAAGTTATCGAGCGCGTTCTCGGCGAGGTTGGAGGATTAGCTCCGCTGACGGATCTCCCTCAATTTCCGAGAAAGGTTGAGGACCACGCGACCGCAATAGCGGCTCAACTCGGAGTTCGACCGAACACTGTGCCGATAGTCTGAAGCGCATGAGCGACGCCTGGAACGAGTACACCCTGGCCGACGGGACGGCGATCCGGCCGCTGCCCAAGGTCTCCCTGCACGATCACCTCGACGGCGGCCTGCGGCCCGCGACGGTCGTCGAGC is a window from the Leifsonia sp. AG29 genome containing:
- a CDS encoding type II toxin-antitoxin system HipA family toxin, with protein sequence MISRAHAVSLRNSQVGVLAQSGDVARFSFDADYWERENRDVLGLWFEDNPRASPRATLRLPAWFSNLLPEGRLREWIAIDRNVSAEREMELLLRVGRDLPGAVTVAEDGAEGMADAWGDIENPRANPVESPIWKFSLAGVGLKFSMLASGDKLSLPAEHEFGDWIVKLPEPSHRNVPENEFLIMNLARAAGIEVPETRLVHRSDLERLPDNVWPNGEEYAFAIRRFDRADGERVHIEDLAQVRGFYPHEKYSGSFETVAALLYRGVDLSSLDEFVRRMTFNLLVGNGDAHLKNWSVIYEFGRRARISPAYDLVSTIPYFASGEEDLGLKFGGQKRFSAVTRFDFERMAKRLGVGQKSMLAIVDEVIERVLGEVGGLAPLTDLPQFPRKVEDHATAIAAQLGVRPNTVPIV
- a CDS encoding ABC transporter permease is translated as MTGTETAPAQPAEPQKPAARPENDDRLNRAVRDIMGGPVVISILAVVLALVAGAILIALTDPNVQRAAGYFFARPGDTFQAIWTSVSNAYTSMFQGAIYNFRRPTFAAGIRPFTETLNFATPLIVSGLGVALAFRVGLFNIGGQGQILIAAATAAWVGFSFTLPPVLHLIVALLAGIAGGAVWAGIVGLLKSRTGAHEVIVTIMLNYIAFYLISFMLRTQGLLQAPGSNNPKAPPIHANAVFPSLLGPQYNLTWAFVVVIAATVFVWWLINRSSLGFRFRAVGENPNAARVAGINVKNVYVYAMLLAGGLVGIAGASQALGVFPSGISSGVDAGIGFDAITVALLGRSRPGGVFIAGLLFGALKAGGYTIQAGGIPIDIVLVMQSLIVLFVAAPPLVRAIFRLPTPGAPPRRPRPIVTKEVAAK
- a CDS encoding cytidine deaminase, with translation MSDPIDWEALRASAREAMSHAYVPYSRFPVGAAALVDDGRVVSGCNVENASYGVTLCAECGLVSALAMTGGGRLVAFTCVNGDGDVLMPCGRCRQLLYEHSAEGMLLETVSGIRTIDEVLPDAFGPRQLAAYRAEHGIDEE
- a CDS encoding thymidine phosphorylase gives rise to the protein MKRKASVTDHQGAVEAYDAVDLIRTKRDRGELDTGQIDWLIDAYTRGYVGDEQMAAFAMAVFLNGMTRREIKDLTLAMIASGERMDFSGLGRPTADKHSTGGVGDKITLPLMPLVASFGVAVPQLSGRGLGHTGGTLDKLESIPGWRANLSNDEMFAQLRDLGGVICAAGSGLAPADGKLYALRDITGTVEAIPLIASSIMSKKIAEGTGALVLDVKFGSGAFLKDIEKSRELARTMVELGTDAGVATSALLTDMNVPLGLAIGNANEVRESVEVLAGGGPADVVELTIALAREMLALAGRPDEDVAAALADGRAMDSWRATIRAQGGDPDAPLPVARETHTVVADADGVLVEQQALPFGIAAWRLGAGRARKQDPVQHAAGIDLHAKPGDPVRAGQPLFTLSADEPARFERALEALEGAYRIAPPGTPFERGPLIADRIA
- a CDS encoding ABC transporter ATP-binding protein translates to MKLELRGITKRFGALVANDHIDLTVEPGEIHCLLGENGAGKSTLMNVLYGFYQADEGEILLDDEVQRFSGPGDAMKAGIGMVHQHFMLIPVFTVAENVMLGHEQTKFGGRLDLAAARAQVREISARFGFHVDPDALVEDLPVGVQQRVEIIKALSQNAKVLVFDEPTAVLTPQETDELMGMMRQLKEQGTAIIFITHKLREVREVADRITVIRLGKVVGEAEPTATNAELASMMVGRAVSLQVEKAPAEPGEAALVVKDLSVIDPIGQRVVNRVSFEVRAGEILAIAGVQGNGQTELTEAIIGLQPRVEGQILLDGAPIQGRSVRKVLDAGVGFVPEDRNEDGLVGEFTIQENLMLDRSTDAPFVKSGNIQFSYLKDFAEEKVREFDVRTQSIDTKVGRLSGGNAQKVVLARELSRELRLFVAAQPTRGLDVGSIEFVHKRIVETRDAGVPVIVVSTELDEVAALADRIAVMYRGGIVGIVPGDTSRDVLGLMMAGETPDQAGAAA
- a CDS encoding ABC transporter permease, which gives rise to MTSAAPVIPDSSPIVLEKAEIRSWKAPIAFGVFVVLSLILFFGFPRHGQSTFRFSEKTDVIKISTLTVDTLTTTIVVTLLLVVLTAVSAWLSWQARKTPIWMVIVFALLFMFGFLAWAGSGQLPVPVTGLLLGTISLSVPLVFGALGGVVSERGGVVNVAIEGQLLAGAFVSAMTASLTGSWLVGLIAAMIAGVLVSFVLAAFSIKYLVDQVIVGVVLNVLVTGLTSFLYSQVLAGNAPLLNHPPRLPEWPIPLLSEIPIIGPVLFHQTIIEYLMYIAIFAVWFGLFKTRWGLRLRSVGEHPEAADTVGINVNGTRFWNVSLAGAIAGLGGAYFTLGSVGAFSKEMTAGQGFIALAAVIFGRWDPIRATLAALLFGFATNLQNVLGIIGSPVPSEFMLMLPYVVTIFAVAGLVGMSRPPAADGKPYTKS
- a CDS encoding DUF262 domain-containing protein, whose product is MARNLTSSKGEEFSIQQLAGMAQAGELRIPEFQRSFRWDSDDVVALFDSILKGYPIGSALMWRKAAPQARLVLGALVIDAPEQPGALWVVDGQQRITSLVNAVSPDVFARDPRFQLVYAIERGRIMRPNDARGLLSIPLPELFDVARLLRWLQDNPESAPHASELQDATAVLRDFKLPASVVSQADEQVLRDIFDRVNTAGRRLRGAEIFDAIHRATGQSSSEELSIGAIADRIAAATTFGRLDDATIYQAVLVRRHPDITRDPHFEFDVERRSNSDYPGESREQGYRQAERALTATVDFLLGRAGVPHVTFVPYRFLILVLARYFALFPDPTPRNLELLSWWFWRAATRAPDLNLSGSTATVRTLAGNIVANEEDDSVQRLLRAVESSSAVTLPNPRVLRTNQAASKVILCAMWSLAPRDLETGEPLQSDDLMQLLEGLETPSAAATEIVRRDRLATHLRLSAGNRLIANARDQADLTGRLERSVQVAGPTRDLIWRSHLLDEDLLCLLGSGGFDAFVVGREQLIRQTVERFVTVRTGAGFETTPPLASLDFDEAALEIVEEGFE